The Streptomyces canus DNA segment GGTGAACCCGGGCAGTACCTCGGTCTCACCGGCCTGTCCGTCTTCGTCGGCCACGAGCTCGCGTAGTGCGGCGTAGTGGCGTTGCCAGTCCGCCGGCCACACCGGGTTCCAGTCCGGGTCTACGGCCTCCAGCGCGGCCTTCCACTCCGGGTGACCCTCCAGCGCACCCGCGCGGCGGAGGTTGGACAGCCACTGCCCGACCGGCCGGTCGAGCATGGTCGCCGACCTCGGGGCGCAGAGTGTCCAGTGCTGCTCGTAGTAGGCCTTGGTGGCTTCGAGGTTTTCCTGGAAGCGTTCGTCAGCGAGGCTCCAGACCATGCCGAGTTGTTCGAGCCGCCTCGCGCGTTGGCCGGTCATCTGTCCGGCTGTGTGGGCGCGTCGTTGTTCTGCGATCCATTGTCCAAGTGGTGTGGCGCCTTCACGGTGTCCGTAGGGCACGCGGGCGTTCCCGACCCGTTCGACGTATGTCTTGAGTTTCGTCCAGGCGCGGGCCCAGTCCTGGCGTTCGGTGTCGATCACGTTGAAGCTGACCCAGTCGGCGACCGTCACGGGATCTCTGGGGGCGGCGAATCGGAGCAGCAGCCGTGATTCGGCTTCGCCTTCCTCGGGCGGCGTGCCGATGTTCACGGACGGTTGGGCGACGTCCTTCCGGGGCTCTTGGGGAATGGCCAGCAGTTCCACGGCTTCTTCATCGTGGGCCCGCAGTCCTTCCAGGACTTTCACCAGGGGCCGGTAGGACCCGGAGGTGAACATGTCCTCGGGCTGCTCTCCGGGCTGGAGGAAGACGGGCACGATCAAGGAGGCGAGTTTGCCTTGTCCGGGCTTTTGGCGGAGTGCCCGGCCGATGGCCTGGACGATGTCGTGCGGCGCGCCCTTGGGGTCCAGCAGGGCGACGGAGTCCACCGCGCGGATGTCGACGCCCTCGCCCAGGACACGGCAGTTGGAGAGCACGGCCCGTTGCGCCGTGGACCCGAACGAGCCGAGAACCTCCCGCCGGTGCTCGGGGACGTGTTCGCCGCACAGCCAGTCGGCCCAGATCCGAGCCGGGTACGTCTCCGGCTGATCCGCGTGCAGCTTCGCCGCCACCCGCTCCAAGCCCTCTGCGTAGGCCTGTGCCTCGATGGTGCGGTGGTGGAAGGTGATGCACGTCGACAGGTCGTGCTGCGCCATCGTGTGCAGGAGCGCGGCCTGCAGGGCTCCGAGCCGCTGCCCGCGCACTTCCTCGCTGTGCCGCTCCTCGCCCATCAGCTTCTCCGGGGTGACGACCGGGTCCTTCAGCTCCAGGACGATGATCTGGTACCGCGCCAGCAACCCCCGCGAGACGGCCGACGCCAAGCTGAGCTTGTACAGGACGGGCCCGAAGACGGTCTCGTCGTCCATGGACGCTGCCATCTCCCGCGGCAGCGGATCCCGCACTCCCTCAGCAACCTCCCGGCTCAGCCGCTCTTCCCAGATCCGCGGTGTGGCCGTCAGGTACAGCCGCCGGTACGCCGGGATGACGCTCTGGTCATGGATGGCCGCCCAAGCCTTCCCCATCGACCCTGACGTCCGGTGCGCCTCATCAACCACCGCCAAGTCCACCGGGGCCAACTGCTGGCCGTAGACACCCTCGAAAGCCTCCGCCAGTACACCCAAAGACGCGTAGGTGGCGTAGATGGTCACCGGCCCCTGCCCATGCCACAGCGCCAACTGGATCGGGTTCGTCGTGGAGCGCACCTTCAACGACCACAGCCCCGGATCGTCCTGAAGCGAACACACCGCAACCGCCGGCCCCTTGTGCCCGGCCTCATGCCACGCCCTCACCGTCTGCGCCAGCAGATCCAGCGTCGGCACCAGCACGAGCACACGCCCCCTGGGCACAAGCCGCCTCGCCGACGCCGCCGCCATGATGGTCTTCCCCGTCCCACACGCGGCGTGCACCTGCCCACGAAGACCATTCCAGGGAATACCACCCGGCGGAACATCAAGACCCCGCACAATGGCAGCAACGGCCTCGATCTGGTGATCACGCAACTTCACGGCCATGCCCCGTGCTCTCCCTTTCGCGGAATGCAGCGCGTAATAGCAAATAGAATCCAGGCGCAAGGTGCGCGGCGGTAGGGTGTAGCACCTAATCCCAGACTCTACACAGCCACAACTCGTGATGCATCACCCGCACACCAACTCCTGCGCCCGAGG contains these protein-coding regions:
- a CDS encoding DEAD/DEAH box helicase, with amino-acid sequence MAVKLRDHQIEAVAAIVRGLDVPPGGIPWNGLRGQVHAACGTGKTIMAAASARRLVPRGRVLVLVPTLDLLAQTVRAWHEAGHKGPAVAVCSLQDDPGLWSLKVRSTTNPIQLALWHGQGPVTIYATYASLGVLAEAFEGVYGQQLAPVDLAVVDEAHRTSGSMGKAWAAIHDQSVIPAYRRLYLTATPRIWEERLSREVAEGVRDPLPREMAASMDDETVFGPVLYKLSLASAVSRGLLARYQIIVLELKDPVVTPEKLMGEERHSEEVRGQRLGALQAALLHTMAQHDLSTCITFHHRTIEAQAYAEGLERVAAKLHADQPETYPARIWADWLCGEHVPEHRREVLGSFGSTAQRAVLSNCRVLGEGVDIRAVDSVALLDPKGAPHDIVQAIGRALRQKPGQGKLASLIVPVFLQPGEQPEDMFTSGSYRPLVKVLEGLRAHDEEAVELLAIPQEPRKDVAQPSVNIGTPPEEGEAESRLLLRFAAPRDPVTVADWVSFNVIDTERQDWARAWTKLKTYVERVGNARVPYGHREGATPLGQWIAEQRRAHTAGQMTGQRARRLEQLGMVWSLADERFQENLEATKAYYEQHWTLCAPRSATMLDRPVGQWLSNLRRAGALEGHPEWKAALEAVDPDWNPVWPADWQRHYAALRELVADEDGQAGETEVLPGFTIHGMDIGKWLAKQRTRSVWEALAAGQRERLEQLGITPPTPALELEAPAKPPTTPVSAFEKGVAALTQYKTREGHLTVPRGHVEALPDGTEVRLGVWTMNQKTRRTKLGDDKLAALATLGLEWAAEG